TAGTGAGAATCCCATCAATTTGTTCTTCCTGGGTATACATGCAATGCCTCTCTGATGATCTGTACCGATTCGATGAGATCCTCCTGTCTTAGGACATAGGCTAATCTTACTTCGTTCTTACCGGCTCCTTCGCTGGCATAAAAGCCCGATCCTGGCGCCATCATCACCGTCTTACCTTCTAGCTGGTAATTTTCTAGTATCCATTGGCAAAAACGGTCCGAATCATCGATCGGCAGTCGGGCCATACAGTAAAATGCACCTTTTGGTTTCGGGCAAAGCACTCCAGGGATGGAATTCAGTCCATCTACCAGTACATTTCTTCTCAAGTTATACTCTCTATTCACTTCATCAAAATAGCTCTGAGGAGTGTCCAAGGCGAATTCTCCCGCGATCTGGCCTAGTGTAGGAGGACTCAATCTGGCCTGAGCAAATTTCATCACAGCATCCAATACTGTCTTGTTCTTAGTGACCAATGCACCGACCCGGGCTCCGCACATACTATAACGCTTCGACACAGAATCGATCACGATAACATTATCTTGGATCTCATTCAATTTCAGA
The sequence above is drawn from the Flavobacteriales bacterium genome and encodes:
- a CDS encoding aminotransferase class I/II-fold pyridoxal phosphate-dependent enzyme, producing the protein LKLNEIQDNVIVIDSVSKRYSMCGARVGALVTKNKTVLDAVMKFAQARLSPPTLGQIAGEFALDTPQSYFDEVNREYNLRRNVLVDGLNSIPGVLCPKPKGAFYCMARLPIDDSDRFCQWILENYQLEGKTVMMAPGSGFYASEGAGKNEVRLAYVLRQEDLIESVQIIREALHVYPGRTN